One segment of Nothobranchius furzeri strain GRZ-AD chromosome 13, NfurGRZ-RIMD1, whole genome shotgun sequence DNA contains the following:
- the zgc:153184 gene encoding capZ-interacting protein isoform X1, whose product MKTKDSPSKPSVAELAGRLKGQILPIPNSNDEVPFRRKPPSSLKFQSPEQENDESSKPASPSSIKIKLRNSAMIEKLQANLALSPTALLPSPKAPEVKLQPAQLSPALACSPLSPPLRPSQPSSEEEDPISFDSPPEGTPLPSFNKTRARLSFKRRPPTRQHRRAAGEEVEAANGQQPPCELDFPRENGDEEQAESGHLGGLKEHREEDCEKMEAEETQSDPDERGDLEQEMEQVTPTEALKEDQQPLEQLEGEDETEEQAKTPLEADSGEHGAM is encoded by the exons ATGAAAACT AAGGATTCTCCATCCAAGCCTTCTGTGGCGGAGCTGGCTGGAAGGTTAAAAGGTCAAATTCTGCCAATTCCCAACTCAAATGATGAG GTGCCGTTTAGAAGAAAACCTCCAAGCTCCCTGAAGTTTCAAAGTCCAGAACAAGAAAATGATGAGTCTTCT AAACCAGCATCACCCAGTAGCATTAAAATAAAGCTGAGGAACTCAGCCATGATTGAGAAGCTGCAG GCCAACCTTGCTCTGTCCCCCACCGCTCTGCTGCCTTCGCCCAAAGCTCCTGAGGTAAAGCTGCAGCCGGCACAGTTGTCCCCTGCCTTGGCCTGCAGCCCCCTAAGCCCCCCCTTAAGACCGTCACAGCCTTCCAGCGAAGAGGAGGATCCCATCAGCTTCGACAGCCCCCCTGAAGGCACGCCGCTGCCAAGCTTCAACAAG ACTCGCGCACGGTTATCGTTCAAGAGACGCCCACCCACCAGGCAGCACAGAAGGGCAGCAGGAGAGGAAGTGGAAGCCGCTAATGGCCAACAGCCCCCGTGTGAACTGGATTTTCCAAGAGAAAACGGGGACGAGGAGCAGGCTGAATCTGGGCATCTGGGAGGTCTGAAAGAACACCGAGAGGAAGACTGTGAAAAGATGGAGGCCGAAGAAACCCAGAGTGACCCAGACGAGAGGGGGGATTTGGAACAGGAAATGGAACAAGTCACGCCCACGGAGGCTTTGAAGGAGGATCAGCAGCCGTTAGAGCAGCTAGAAGGAGAAGATGAGACGGAGGAGCAGGCCAAGACGCCTCTGGAGGCAGATTCTGGAGAACATGGTGCAATGTGA
- the zgc:153184 gene encoding capZ-interacting protein isoform X2, translating to MEKDSPSKPSVAELAGRLKGQILPIPNSNDEVPFRRKPPSSLKFQSPEQENDESSKPASPSSIKIKLRNSAMIEKLQANLALSPTALLPSPKAPEVKLQPAQLSPALACSPLSPPLRPSQPSSEEEDPISFDSPPEGTPLPSFNKTRARLSFKRRPPTRQHRRAAGEEVEAANGQQPPCELDFPRENGDEEQAESGHLGGLKEHREEDCEKMEAEETQSDPDERGDLEQEMEQVTPTEALKEDQQPLEQLEGEDETEEQAKTPLEADSGEHGAM from the exons AAGGATTCTCCATCCAAGCCTTCTGTGGCGGAGCTGGCTGGAAGGTTAAAAGGTCAAATTCTGCCAATTCCCAACTCAAATGATGAG GTGCCGTTTAGAAGAAAACCTCCAAGCTCCCTGAAGTTTCAAAGTCCAGAACAAGAAAATGATGAGTCTTCT AAACCAGCATCACCCAGTAGCATTAAAATAAAGCTGAGGAACTCAGCCATGATTGAGAAGCTGCAG GCCAACCTTGCTCTGTCCCCCACCGCTCTGCTGCCTTCGCCCAAAGCTCCTGAGGTAAAGCTGCAGCCGGCACAGTTGTCCCCTGCCTTGGCCTGCAGCCCCCTAAGCCCCCCCTTAAGACCGTCACAGCCTTCCAGCGAAGAGGAGGATCCCATCAGCTTCGACAGCCCCCCTGAAGGCACGCCGCTGCCAAGCTTCAACAAG ACTCGCGCACGGTTATCGTTCAAGAGACGCCCACCCACCAGGCAGCACAGAAGGGCAGCAGGAGAGGAAGTGGAAGCCGCTAATGGCCAACAGCCCCCGTGTGAACTGGATTTTCCAAGAGAAAACGGGGACGAGGAGCAGGCTGAATCTGGGCATCTGGGAGGTCTGAAAGAACACCGAGAGGAAGACTGTGAAAAGATGGAGGCCGAAGAAACCCAGAGTGACCCAGACGAGAGGGGGGATTTGGAACAGGAAATGGAACAAGTCACGCCCACGGAGGCTTTGAAGGAGGATCAGCAGCCGTTAGAGCAGCTAGAAGGAGAAGATGAGACGGAGGAGCAGGCCAAGACGCCTCTGGAGGCAGATTCTGGAGAACATGGTGCAATGTGA
- the LOC107380193 gene encoding TPA-induced transmembrane protein isoform X1: MEQQDAEVTVYIPENESPAAHRAGSDVADSAKYLRFEKTPDPGQAERTQEEPSWMDRMKEHLNAKIWRCKVWMVIPVVLLLIVAVIFISLALCTWMHKDEDENYDKSLFIVPQNFNGSFQITSNHSSGNQVLGYFEDKLNTVYKSSPALGRYFIRAEALLSSEGSATVLYQLMFKLPEENLEELRNFTVSLEVVKNVFRQFLSDQESGDMSVTPTSLKMSLMLR; the protein is encoded by the exons ATGGAGCAACAAGACGCAGAAGTGACGGTGTACATTCCAGAAAACGAG AGTCCTGCGGCTCATAGAGCTGGATCGGACGTTGCAGATTCAGCTAAATATCTAAGGTTTGAG AagactcctgaccctggacaggcAGAACGAACACAAGAGGAACCG AGCTGGATGGACAGAATGAAAGAGCATCTGAATGCGAAGATCTGGAGATGCAAAGTGTGGATGGTTATCCCTGTCGTGCTCCTCCTCATCGTTGCTGTGATCTTCATCTCTCTGGCTCTGTGCACGT ggatGCATAAAGATGAAGATGAAAACTATGACAAGTCACTGTTCATAGTCCCGCAGAACTTTAACGGAAGTTTCCAGATCACGTCCAACCATTCCTCTGGGAATCAAGTACTCGGATACTTTGAAGACAAG CTGAACACAGTCTACAAATCCTCCCCAGCTCTGGGGCGGTACTTCATTCGAGCCGAGGCGCTCCTTTCCAG CGAGGGTTCTGCGACTGTTCTGTACCAGCTGATGTTTAAGCTGccagaggagaacctggaggagctgAGGAACTTCACTGTGAGCTTGGAGGTGGTGAAGAACGTGTTcagacagtttctcagtgaccagGAGTCAGGCGACATGTCTGTCACCCCCACTTCACTAAAGATGTCCCTAATGCTCAGATGA
- the LOC107380193 gene encoding TPA-induced transmembrane protein isoform X2, giving the protein MEQQDAEVTVYIPENESPAAHRAGSDVADSAKYLRFETPDPGQAERTQEEPSWMDRMKEHLNAKIWRCKVWMVIPVVLLLIVAVIFISLALCTWMHKDEDENYDKSLFIVPQNFNGSFQITSNHSSGNQVLGYFEDKLNTVYKSSPALGRYFIRAEALLSSEGSATVLYQLMFKLPEENLEELRNFTVSLEVVKNVFRQFLSDQESGDMSVTPTSLKMSLMLR; this is encoded by the exons ATGGAGCAACAAGACGCAGAAGTGACGGTGTACATTCCAGAAAACGAG AGTCCTGCGGCTCATAGAGCTGGATCGGACGTTGCAGATTCAGCTAAATATCTAAGGTTTGAG actcctgaccctggacaggcAGAACGAACACAAGAGGAACCG AGCTGGATGGACAGAATGAAAGAGCATCTGAATGCGAAGATCTGGAGATGCAAAGTGTGGATGGTTATCCCTGTCGTGCTCCTCCTCATCGTTGCTGTGATCTTCATCTCTCTGGCTCTGTGCACGT ggatGCATAAAGATGAAGATGAAAACTATGACAAGTCACTGTTCATAGTCCCGCAGAACTTTAACGGAAGTTTCCAGATCACGTCCAACCATTCCTCTGGGAATCAAGTACTCGGATACTTTGAAGACAAG CTGAACACAGTCTACAAATCCTCCCCAGCTCTGGGGCGGTACTTCATTCGAGCCGAGGCGCTCCTTTCCAG CGAGGGTTCTGCGACTGTTCTGTACCAGCTGATGTTTAAGCTGccagaggagaacctggaggagctgAGGAACTTCACTGTGAGCTTGGAGGTGGTGAAGAACGTGTTcagacagtttctcagtgaccagGAGTCAGGCGACATGTCTGTCACCCCCACTTCACTAAAGATGTCCCTAATGCTCAGATGA